The Fictibacillus arsenicus genome contains a region encoding:
- the rnr gene encoding ribonuclease R: MDKLQILQLMKESEKPMTVTEIEEALQLPDAEAFKELVLTLNQLEDEGSVVRTRTNRYGLPEKMSLIKGRVQGHAKGFAFLIPEDSEQKDVYISQSDMNGAMSGDTVLVRLNNTSSGSRPEGTIIRILERGVTEVVGTFQESRRFGFVVADDKRIPNDIFIPAEGVNGAVEGHKVVVKITKYPEGRNSAEGEIIHIIGHKNDPGVDIISVIFKHGLPREFPEEALEQAHNTPDEIDPKDIEGRRDLRNETIVTIDGADAKDLDDAVHVIKLPNGHYKLGVHIADVTHYVTEESAIDKEARERGTSVYLVDRVIPMIPHRLSNGICSLNPKVDRLTISCEMEINHDGEVIKHDIFPSVIKTTERMTYSDVRKILQDEDEEVSKRYEPLIPFFKLMGELAEVLRKKRFARGAIDFDFSEAKVLVDENSDPQDVVLRERSVAEKLIEEFMLCANETVAQHFHELELPFMYRIHEDPDEGKLERFLEFIGMFGYALKGSASDIHPRSLQQLLETVRGEPEEMVISKIMLRSMKQAKYDHMSLGHYGLATEFYTHFTSPIRRYPDLIVHRLIRTYLFEKDTGPKTVSHWKAELPGIAKHSSGMERRAVDAERETDELKKAQFMLDKVGEEFDGVISSVTNFGLFVELPNTIEGLVHVSYLTDDYYRFDEKFMAMIGERTGNVFRIGDEISIRVVNVNVDERAIDFEIVGMKGTPRKRHKDRQQVIDIGDTPKRGRGRRSKSRNSESDRSSGPQDSKKGKKKPFYKPVAKKKGKKKKK; encoded by the coding sequence TTGGATAAACTGCAAATACTCCAGCTCATGAAAGAATCGGAAAAGCCGATGACAGTAACCGAGATTGAAGAAGCTCTTCAACTGCCGGATGCTGAAGCTTTCAAAGAACTGGTTTTAACACTTAACCAACTGGAAGATGAAGGTTCGGTAGTCAGAACACGAACGAACCGTTACGGTCTTCCAGAAAAAATGAGCCTGATCAAAGGGCGCGTACAAGGGCATGCAAAAGGTTTTGCGTTTTTAATCCCTGAAGACAGCGAACAAAAAGATGTGTATATCTCTCAATCAGATATGAATGGTGCGATGAGCGGTGATACCGTTCTAGTCCGTTTAAACAACACCTCTTCAGGTTCACGTCCAGAAGGAACGATTATCCGCATTTTAGAGCGCGGCGTAACTGAAGTAGTCGGTACATTCCAAGAAAGCCGCAGGTTCGGTTTTGTGGTGGCTGACGACAAACGAATCCCGAATGACATCTTCATTCCAGCAGAAGGCGTGAACGGTGCTGTAGAAGGACATAAAGTCGTTGTGAAAATAACGAAATACCCAGAAGGCCGAAACAGTGCTGAAGGTGAGATCATCCATATTATCGGGCATAAAAATGATCCGGGTGTGGACATTATCTCTGTTATTTTTAAGCACGGACTGCCAAGGGAATTCCCTGAAGAAGCATTAGAACAAGCGCACAATACGCCAGACGAAATCGATCCGAAAGATATTGAAGGACGCCGCGATCTTCGAAATGAAACGATCGTGACGATTGATGGAGCTGACGCAAAGGACTTGGATGACGCAGTTCATGTTATAAAATTGCCGAACGGTCATTATAAGCTTGGCGTTCATATTGCTGATGTTACTCACTATGTAACGGAAGAGTCAGCAATCGATAAAGAAGCACGTGAACGAGGTACGAGTGTGTACTTAGTAGACCGGGTTATCCCGATGATTCCACATCGTCTATCAAATGGAATATGTTCATTGAACCCGAAAGTTGACCGTTTGACGATCTCTTGTGAGATGGAAATCAATCATGACGGTGAAGTAATTAAACACGATATCTTCCCGAGTGTCATTAAAACAACAGAACGAATGACTTATTCAGACGTCCGTAAAATTTTGCAGGATGAAGATGAAGAAGTTTCTAAGCGCTATGAGCCTTTAATTCCATTCTTTAAGCTGATGGGCGAGCTGGCAGAAGTTTTACGTAAAAAACGTTTTGCCCGCGGTGCGATTGACTTTGATTTTTCAGAAGCAAAAGTTCTAGTAGATGAAAATAGCGATCCGCAGGATGTCGTTCTGCGTGAACGTTCAGTTGCTGAAAAGCTGATCGAGGAATTTATGCTTTGTGCCAACGAAACCGTTGCTCAGCATTTCCACGAGCTGGAGCTTCCGTTCATGTATCGTATCCACGAAGATCCAGACGAAGGCAAGCTTGAACGATTCTTGGAATTTATCGGGATGTTCGGTTACGCATTAAAAGGTTCTGCGAGCGATATTCATCCGCGCAGTCTTCAGCAGCTTCTGGAAACAGTTAGAGGCGAGCCAGAAGAGATGGTTATCAGCAAGATCATGCTTCGTTCCATGAAACAGGCGAAATACGATCATATGTCACTGGGCCACTATGGCTTAGCTACTGAATTCTATACTCATTTCACTTCGCCTATCCGGCGTTATCCTGATTTAATCGTTCACAGATTGATCCGTACGTATCTGTTTGAAAAAGATACAGGTCCAAAAACGGTAAGCCACTGGAAAGCAGAGCTGCCGGGTATCGCAAAGCACTCTTCAGGAATGGAACGACGTGCTGTTGATGCTGAACGTGAAACGGACGAACTGAAGAAAGCACAGTTCATGCTTGATAAAGTTGGGGAAGAGTTTGATGGCGTGATCAGTTCTGTTACAAACTTCGGCCTTTTTGTCGAGCTGCCGAACACAATCGAAGGACTTGTGCATGTCAGCTACTTAACAGACGATTATTATCGTTTTGATGAGAAGTTTATGGCCATGATCGGAGAGCGCACAGGTAACGTGTTCCGAATCGGTGACGAGATTTCAATCCGGGTTGTGAACGTAAACGTTGATGAGCGCGCGATTGATTTTGAAATCGTCGGTATGAAAGGAACACCACGCAAGCGTCATAAAGACCGCCAGCAAGTCATTGATATCGGTGACACACCAAAACGAGGACGAGGAAGACGCAGCAAGAGCCGTAATAGTGAGTCTGATCGTTCCAGCGGCCCTCAGGATTCTAAAAAGGGCAAGAAAAAGCCGTTTTATAAGCCTGTGGCTAAAAAGAAAGGCAAGAAAAAGAAGAAATAA
- a CDS encoding LLM class flavin-dependent oxidoreductase, translating into MSNRKKSISDIPFSVLDLAPLVEGGTASDSFKNTLDLAQHAEKWGYNRYWLAEHHNMPGIASSATSVVIGYVAGGTSKIRVGSGGIMLPNHAPLVIAEQFGTLESMYPDRIDLGLGRAPGTDQLTAHALRRELSMSGDEFPMQLDELRTYLNPELAEGSMKVRAIPGEGLKIPIWLLGSSGFSARLAGRLGLPFAFASHFSPENTLPALELYRNTFTPSEVLDEPYAMVGANVVAADTDEEAELLATSLQQQFLNLIRGTPTPLKPPVESMEGLWSPFEKATIDKQLRTTFVGNIETVKEKLQSFLDETEADEIIINSQIYDHQARLRSFELLSSALKEK; encoded by the coding sequence ATGTCCAATCGTAAAAAGAGTATCAGTGATATTCCGTTTTCAGTTTTAGACTTGGCTCCGTTAGTCGAAGGCGGAACGGCATCTGATTCTTTTAAGAATACGCTAGATCTTGCTCAGCATGCTGAAAAGTGGGGGTACAATCGCTATTGGCTCGCTGAACATCACAATATGCCAGGAATTGCGAGTTCTGCTACATCGGTCGTAATAGGTTATGTGGCTGGGGGAACCTCAAAGATTCGTGTAGGATCTGGAGGAATTATGCTGCCCAATCATGCACCTCTCGTCATAGCTGAACAGTTTGGCACTCTAGAGTCCATGTATCCTGATCGAATCGATCTTGGACTTGGCCGTGCTCCGGGTACGGATCAACTGACAGCACATGCTTTGCGCCGTGAACTTAGTATGAGCGGGGACGAATTTCCGATGCAGCTTGATGAATTACGTACTTATTTGAATCCGGAATTGGCAGAAGGCAGCATGAAGGTAAGAGCAATACCAGGAGAAGGGCTTAAGATTCCAATCTGGCTTCTGGGTTCTAGTGGTTTCAGTGCAAGACTTGCTGGACGGCTAGGACTACCTTTTGCATTTGCTAGTCATTTTTCACCGGAAAATACATTGCCTGCATTAGAGTTATACAGAAATACTTTCACCCCATCAGAAGTACTCGACGAACCATATGCGATGGTTGGAGCAAATGTAGTAGCTGCGGATACGGATGAAGAGGCTGAGTTGCTTGCTACTTCACTTCAGCAGCAGTTTTTAAATTTAATTCGAGGTACTCCAACGCCACTTAAGCCGCCTGTCGAAAGTATGGAAGGTCTTTGGAGTCCATTTGAAAAAGCAACAATAGACAAGCAGTTGCGTACAACATTTGTTGGGAATATTGAGACAGTAAAAGAGAAATTACAATCGTTTCTTGATGAAACAGAGGCAGACGAAATTATTATTAACAGCCAGATTTACGATCATCAAGCACGGCTTCGGTCGTTCGAATTACTTTCAAGTGCTCTAAAGGAAAAGTAA
- the smpB gene encoding SsrA-binding protein SmpB: protein MPKGEGKVVAQNKKARHDYHVEETFEAGIVLQGTEIKSIRAGRANLKDSFARVQNGELFLHNMHISTYEQGNRYNHDPLRTRKLLLHRKEINKLLGATKEQGYSIVPLKMYLKNGFAKLLIGLAKGKKHYDKRDDLKKKDAKREIERAFRDRQKV from the coding sequence ATGCCAAAAGGAGAAGGGAAAGTAGTCGCACAAAATAAAAAAGCGCGGCACGATTACCACGTCGAAGAAACATTTGAAGCTGGAATTGTCCTTCAGGGCACGGAGATAAAATCCATACGCGCAGGACGGGCAAACCTTAAAGATTCATTTGCCCGCGTGCAAAACGGCGAGTTGTTTCTGCACAACATGCATATCAGCACGTACGAACAAGGAAATCGTTACAACCACGATCCGCTTCGTACTAGAAAGCTGCTTTTGCATCGCAAGGAAATAAACAAGCTTTTAGGTGCAACAAAAGAACAAGGGTATTCCATTGTTCCTTTGAAAATGTATCTTAAAAATGGCTTTGCTAAGCTTTTAATTGGTTTGGCTAAAGGTAAAAAGCATTATGACAAGCGTGATGATCTGAAGAAGAAAGATGCAAAGCGTGAAATCGAACGCGCATTCCGTGATCGACAAAAAGTCTAA
- a CDS encoding CsbD family protein — protein MKNDTMEGKWKQLKGEAKKQWGNLTDDDYDQAQGDREKMIGKIQERHGKTREDAEREYDDWHRRFGQY, from the coding sequence ATGAAAAACGATACTATGGAAGGCAAGTGGAAACAACTCAAAGGCGAAGCTAAGAAACAGTGGGGAAATTTAACCGATGATGATTACGATCAAGCGCAAGGAGATCGTGAAAAAATGATCGGAAAGATTCAGGAACGTCACGGAAAAACAAGAGAAGATGCTGAACGCGAGTACGATGACTGGCACCGCAGATTCGGACAGTATTAA
- a CDS encoding alpha/beta hydrolase has product MMKITAPKPFFFEGGKRAVLMLHGFTGSSADVRMMGRFLQKKGYTCHAPQYKGHAVPPEELVHTGPDDWWEDVIGGYNHLKEKGYDEIAVVGLSLGGVFSLKLATEQPVKAVVPMCAPMYIKSEEVMYKGVCEYAEEYKKREQKSPEQIEQEMEEFKKTPMNTLKALQELLKSVRNSVDLVYAPTFVVQARHDEMINTDSANIIYNEVESEKKDLKWYENSTHVITLDKEKEQLHEDVYAFLEDLDWSE; this is encoded by the coding sequence ATCATGAAAATCACAGCACCAAAACCGTTTTTCTTTGAGGGAGGAAAGCGGGCAGTCCTAATGCTGCACGGATTTACCGGCAGTTCAGCGGACGTAAGAATGATGGGGAGATTCCTTCAAAAGAAAGGCTACACGTGCCACGCACCACAATATAAAGGACACGCGGTTCCACCTGAAGAACTCGTTCATACAGGGCCAGATGACTGGTGGGAAGATGTAATCGGCGGATACAACCACTTAAAAGAAAAAGGGTATGACGAAATTGCGGTTGTCGGACTTTCCCTTGGAGGCGTATTTTCATTAAAACTCGCAACTGAACAGCCTGTGAAAGCCGTTGTCCCAATGTGCGCACCTATGTACATCAAAAGCGAGGAAGTAATGTATAAAGGGGTTTGTGAGTACGCCGAAGAATATAAAAAGCGTGAACAAAAATCTCCTGAACAAATTGAACAAGAAATGGAAGAGTTTAAGAAAACACCGATGAATACGCTAAAAGCGCTCCAAGAGCTCCTTAAAAGCGTAAGAAATTCGGTAGACCTTGTATACGCACCTACGTTTGTGGTGCAGGCTAGACATGATGAAATGATTAACACAGATTCTGCAAATATTATTTATAACGAAGTTGAAAGTGAAAAAAAAGATTTAAAATGGTACGAAAATTCAACACACGTCATTACATTAGACAAGGAAAAAGAACAATTGCATGAAGACGTTTATGCATTCTTAGAAGACCTGGACTGGTCTGAATAG
- a CDS encoding M42 family metallopeptidase, producing MDLLVELTETNGAPGFEKAIRAIMKREINQTGSNLLTDHLGSIFGEKKGAEEGPKILLAGHMDEVGFMVSEITKDGYLRFVPLGGWWSQVLLAQRVQVVTKNKTFTGVVGSKAPHVLQPEERNKVYPMKEMFIDIGANDKDQVKQWGIKVGDPILPICPFELMPNNDTILAKALDNRAGCYTAIQVLKQLHGIDHPNTVYSGATVQEEVGLRGALTAPYIMDPDVAIALDVGVAEDGPGGNANKAKLGEGPLITFLDSSMIPHTAFRDLIIEVAEKNNIPYQVDVMLGGGTDAGKFHLFKKGIPSIVIGVAARYIHSHTSMISKCDLENCAKLVVELVKVLDKDKLQSLLDY from the coding sequence ATGGATTTATTAGTGGAATTAACTGAAACAAACGGTGCCCCTGGATTTGAAAAAGCAATTCGTGCCATCATGAAAAGGGAAATCAACCAAACTGGGTCTAATTTGCTGACAGATCATCTTGGCAGTATTTTTGGAGAAAAAAAAGGTGCAGAAGAGGGACCGAAAATTTTGTTGGCAGGACATATGGATGAAGTAGGATTCATGGTCAGTGAAATAACAAAAGATGGATATCTGCGTTTTGTTCCACTTGGCGGATGGTGGTCTCAGGTGCTTTTGGCGCAACGTGTTCAGGTGGTCACTAAGAACAAAACGTTTACAGGCGTTGTAGGTTCCAAAGCGCCTCACGTTCTGCAGCCAGAAGAACGGAATAAAGTATACCCGATGAAAGAAATGTTTATTGATATTGGAGCAAATGACAAAGATCAAGTGAAACAATGGGGGATCAAAGTGGGGGATCCAATCCTTCCAATCTGTCCATTTGAATTAATGCCCAACAATGATACAATTCTCGCAAAAGCACTCGATAATAGAGCAGGATGTTATACCGCCATCCAAGTTCTTAAACAGCTTCATGGAATAGACCACCCCAACACAGTTTATAGCGGAGCAACCGTTCAGGAAGAGGTTGGTTTGCGAGGAGCATTAACGGCACCTTATATTATGGATCCGGACGTAGCTATAGCACTTGATGTAGGTGTAGCAGAGGACGGTCCAGGTGGTAATGCCAACAAAGCAAAACTAGGGGAAGGTCCTCTGATTACATTTTTGGATTCATCTATGATTCCGCACACAGCATTCCGTGACCTGATTATTGAGGTTGCTGAAAAAAACAATATTCCGTATCAAGTAGATGTTATGCTTGGGGGAGGAACAGATGCGGGTAAATTTCATCTCTTTAAAAAGGGGATTCCAAGTATTGTTATAGGTGTTGCGGCGCGTTACATACACAGTCACACATCGATGATTAGTAAGTGTGATTTGGAAAACTGCGCGAAACTAGTTGTAGAGCTTGTTAAAGTTCTAGACAAAGACAAGCTGCAATCTTTGCTTGATTATTAA
- a CDS encoding general stress protein, protein MDKHNKVVGVFRTEDDAIDAIKELRAQGYNENDISVIAKDKKEVKQIHEETGTKAPQGAATGMATGGVLGGLGGLLLGAGALAIPGIGPIVAAGPIAAALGGAAVGAGAGGIVGALVGLGIPEKEAKEYEEAVEGGDILVLVDASEVDRHRQVNDTFRTYRSTNAHRYEDSYSNKY, encoded by the coding sequence ATGGATAAGCATAATAAAGTAGTAGGCGTTTTCCGAACAGAAGATGATGCAATTGACGCAATCAAGGAATTAAGAGCACAAGGTTATAACGAAAATGACATCTCAGTAATTGCAAAGGATAAAAAGGAAGTTAAACAGATTCATGAAGAAACAGGCACGAAAGCTCCCCAGGGGGCTGCCACCGGAATGGCTACAGGCGGAGTACTGGGTGGTCTGGGCGGATTGCTTCTTGGAGCAGGCGCACTTGCTATTCCTGGAATCGGACCGATTGTAGCTGCTGGACCAATTGCAGCTGCTCTTGGTGGTGCTGCTGTCGGTGCAGGAGCAGGAGGAATCGTAGGTGCTCTAGTGGGCTTAGGTATTCCTGAGAAAGAAGCGAAAGAGTATGAGGAAGCCGTCGAGGGCGGTGATATTCTCGTACTTGTTGATGCCAGTGAAGTAGATCGTCACAGACAAGTAAACGATACATTCCGCACGTACCGTTCTACGAATGCTCATCGTTATGAAGATTCTTATTCCAATAAATATTAG
- a CDS encoding VOC family protein gives MKNQAVPYLSFNGNAKDALNFYKDVFNGEITEIQTFGEADFPTPPEADNRVMHAKFKKGNLFLMASDSFPGHEITEGNNISLVLETESEEEIQNLYEKLSQNGTILMELQDTFWGAKYGKVKDRFGISWDLNYQKA, from the coding sequence GTGAAAAATCAAGCTGTTCCTTATTTATCATTTAACGGCAATGCAAAAGACGCTTTAAATTTTTACAAAGACGTTTTTAACGGTGAAATCACAGAAATTCAAACATTTGGAGAAGCTGACTTCCCTACTCCTCCAGAGGCTGATAACCGTGTTATGCATGCAAAATTTAAAAAAGGTAATCTTTTTTTGATGGCCTCTGACAGCTTTCCTGGCCATGAAATTACAGAGGGTAATAACATCTCACTCGTTCTTGAGACTGAAAGTGAAGAAGAAATTCAAAATCTTTATGAAAAACTAAGTCAAAACGGGACTATATTAATGGAGCTACAAGATACATTTTGGGGTGCAAAGTACGGCAAAGTGAAAGACCGCTTTGGGATTTCTTGGGATCTGAATTATCAAAAAGCATAA
- a CDS encoding esterase/lipase family protein, with amino-acid sequence MSKWLSMIFTVILVSVMTISGSQTTAIANDSSAGGFLTEEGLPPPGANDASCKPSAEHPEPVVLVPGTFETMERNFVNLAPLLKEKGYCVYSLNYGYTGAVPASGPIEDSAAELKTFIDNVLNLTGAQKVSIVGHSQGGMMPRYYMKNLGGAKKVEDLIGLVPSNHGTEGVAGLTKLTSTGADLASCTACQQQAAGSDFLLELNEGDETPGDVSYTVVTTRNDEIVVPFTSAFLKGETGNVTNITIQDYYPYDQIEHQNIAQDPLAFNFVFDALEHEGPADPQRAVGIFK; translated from the coding sequence ATGTCAAAGTGGTTAAGTATGATTTTTACCGTAATTCTCGTTTCAGTTATGACGATCAGTGGCAGCCAAACAACAGCTATCGCAAATGATTCATCTGCCGGTGGATTCCTGACAGAAGAAGGACTCCCTCCTCCAGGTGCCAATGACGCTTCCTGCAAGCCAAGTGCAGAGCACCCTGAACCTGTCGTCCTCGTACCCGGAACTTTTGAAACGATGGAAAGAAACTTTGTTAATTTAGCACCTCTGTTAAAAGAAAAAGGATATTGTGTTTATTCCTTAAATTACGGGTATACCGGTGCTGTACCTGCATCTGGTCCTATTGAGGATTCAGCTGCCGAACTTAAGACTTTTATAGATAACGTTTTGAACTTAACAGGAGCTCAAAAAGTTTCAATCGTCGGACATAGCCAAGGCGGAATGATGCCGCGTTATTATATGAAGAACCTAGGTGGAGCTAAAAAAGTAGAGGATTTGATTGGACTTGTTCCATCAAATCATGGAACGGAAGGTGTTGCCGGGCTAACAAAGCTCACATCAACAGGAGCAGATCTTGCCTCATGCACAGCGTGCCAGCAGCAAGCAGCAGGTTCGGATTTTCTTCTGGAGCTTAATGAAGGTGACGAAACACCAGGCGATGTATCATACACGGTGGTTACAACACGTAATGATGAGATTGTTGTTCCTTTCACCTCAGCCTTTTTAAAAGGAGAGACAGGGAACGTAACGAATATAACGATCCAAGATTATTATCCGTACGATCAAATTGAGCATCAGAACATTGCTCAAGATCCACTTGCTTTTAATTTTGTTTTCGATGCACTCGAACATGAAGGACCTGCAGATCCCCAAAGGGCTGTCGGCATATTTAAGTAA
- a CDS encoding DinB family protein has translation MDKTVQLQKFNVWANDKVFEHLKTLPSEIYRKETHSVFPSVSAVLIHMYQVDYVWLKAMKGEDFHDIVATLGQLTEELNTASLDEMGLKFKELSRKYDSFISSQKDITSQTTINHPHFGTLQSNYADLIQHVVNHGTYHRGHISAMLNQLGHKGASIDYVFYLYSLQHQ, from the coding sequence ATGGATAAAACGGTACAGCTGCAAAAGTTTAATGTATGGGCAAATGATAAGGTGTTCGAACATTTAAAAACTCTTCCATCCGAAATCTATCGTAAGGAAACTCATAGTGTATTTCCATCGGTTTCAGCAGTGCTTATACATATGTATCAAGTCGATTATGTTTGGCTAAAGGCCATGAAAGGGGAAGACTTTCATGATATAGTAGCGACACTTGGACAATTAACTGAGGAGTTAAATACTGCAAGTTTGGATGAAATGGGATTAAAATTTAAAGAATTGAGCAGAAAATACGACTCTTTTATTTCGAGTCAAAAGGATATAACCTCACAAACAACTATTAATCATCCTCATTTTGGGACACTTCAATCTAATTATGCTGATCTTATCCAGCATGTTGTTAATCACGGAACCTATCATCGCGGGCATATCTCAGCTATGTTAAACCAGCTGGGACACAAAGGAGCCTCAATTGATTATGTTTTTTATCTATACTCACTCCAGCATCAATAG
- a CDS encoding LLM class flavin-dependent oxidoreductase: MKLSILDQSPISYGHTPHQALNASMELAKAGERLGYERYWIAEHHNFSGLTCSAPEVMLGVIGANTKSIRIGAGAVLLPHYRPYRVAETYNMLATLFPGRIDLGIGRAPGGSAEASMALSINFLEQVRKMPKAIKELLHFLYDDYPSDHMFSKISASPVPNVSPEPWILGTSDKSAISAAENGLAYAFGHFMSEKPGEQILKTYREHFKPGRVQKIPKTIIAVSVICAETTEEAEELALPVLLWRIQNKKGKGGKGVPCIEEAKSYYSTEKWSEIINESRDKMIIGTPNQVKQELLKLQKLYNTDEMMIITITHRYEDRIRSYELLAEEIIGK; this comes from the coding sequence ATGAAGTTATCGATTTTAGATCAGTCACCAATTTCTTACGGTCATACTCCTCATCAAGCATTAAATGCTTCAATGGAACTGGCTAAAGCGGGAGAAAGACTCGGCTATGAAAGATATTGGATCGCTGAACACCATAACTTCTCTGGACTAACCTGTTCAGCTCCTGAAGTGATGCTCGGGGTTATCGGTGCAAACACAAAATCAATTCGTATCGGTGCTGGTGCCGTTTTACTGCCTCATTATCGGCCATACCGAGTTGCCGAAACGTATAACATGCTGGCTACTCTTTTTCCAGGCCGTATCGATCTTGGAATCGGACGCGCGCCAGGTGGATCTGCTGAAGCATCGATGGCTTTGTCTATTAACTTTTTAGAACAAGTGCGGAAAATGCCCAAAGCTATTAAAGAACTTCTCCATTTTCTTTATGATGACTATCCATCCGATCACATGTTTTCTAAGATCTCAGCATCTCCTGTTCCGAATGTATCGCCTGAACCTTGGATCCTTGGTACAAGTGATAAGAGTGCTATTTCAGCTGCTGAAAACGGTTTGGCGTACGCCTTTGGTCATTTTATGAGTGAGAAGCCAGGCGAACAAATTTTAAAAACGTATCGGGAACACTTCAAACCAGGAAGGGTTCAAAAAATACCTAAAACGATTATTGCCGTGTCTGTTATTTGTGCAGAAACAACTGAAGAAGCTGAGGAATTAGCTCTGCCTGTACTTTTATGGAGAATACAAAATAAAAAAGGTAAAGGGGGCAAGGGAGTACCTTGCATAGAAGAGGCTAAAAGTTACTATTCAACGGAAAAATGGTCGGAGATAATAAATGAATCAAGGGACAAGATGATAATTGGCACCCCTAATCAAGTAAAACAAGAACTTTTAAAACTGCAAAAACTTTATAATACTGATGAGATGATGATCATTACCATTACACATAGATATGAGGACAGAATACGTTCATATGAGCTGCTGGCAGAAGAAATAATAGGAAAGTAG
- a CDS encoding EAL and HDOD domain-containing protein, with protein MDIFIGRQPILDRDENVVAYELLYRNSTANRYEGLDHDSATVDVMVNSFAGIGIKEVGDRKKCFINFTENLLLNRVPTYISPEYIVVEILETVNLTQEILNVCKELKSKGYIIALDDVAFKRNLSPLLPYIDIIKIDYLAMSRGDIKDMVETYKNKVTFLAEKIESREEYEEAKAMGFEYFQGYFFSKPIILQGKDIDPIPTNYLQLLDKLSSSDPNIDEISSIIQQDLSLSYKLLKVMNSGTFFFKSKVTSIKQAVVLLGLFEIKKLIMILMMSSMKKADNQTELLKMSLTRASFFERTASIFELNKNQLYMFGMFSLIDTILNKNMKDIIEDLPITNELADALVGKNETYNLALSAVKCIEHGEWDELQKLCRALQTSDAELLMNYQASTLTADQFVHAHTESTVQ; from the coding sequence ATGGATATTTTTATTGGCAGACAGCCTATTTTAGATAGAGATGAGAATGTTGTTGCTTACGAACTTTTATATCGAAATAGTACAGCGAACAGGTATGAAGGATTGGATCATGACAGTGCCACAGTCGATGTTATGGTTAACAGCTTTGCTGGAATTGGAATAAAGGAAGTCGGGGATCGCAAAAAGTGTTTTATCAATTTTACAGAAAACCTTTTATTAAATCGGGTTCCTACATATATTTCGCCGGAGTATATTGTTGTGGAAATATTAGAAACTGTAAATCTGACTCAAGAAATTTTAAATGTTTGCAAAGAATTGAAAAGCAAAGGATATATTATTGCGCTAGATGATGTAGCCTTTAAAAGGAATCTTTCACCGCTTCTTCCGTACATTGATATTATTAAGATTGATTATTTAGCAATGAGCCGAGGAGATATTAAAGATATGGTTGAGACATATAAAAATAAAGTGACATTTCTTGCCGAGAAGATTGAAAGCAGAGAAGAATATGAAGAAGCCAAAGCTATGGGATTTGAGTACTTTCAAGGATATTTCTTCAGTAAACCGATCATTCTGCAAGGAAAAGATATTGATCCGATCCCTACAAATTATTTGCAGCTGTTAGATAAGTTGAGTTCTTCCGACCCGAATATTGATGAGATCAGCAGCATCATTCAGCAAGATTTATCCTTGTCTTACAAGCTGTTAAAAGTAATGAATTCGGGAACGTTTTTCTTTAAAAGCAAAGTAACCTCTATTAAGCAGGCTGTTGTGCTTCTAGGACTTTTTGAGATAAAAAAATTGATTATGATACTTATGATGTCCAGCATGAAAAAAGCAGACAATCAAACCGAATTATTGAAAATGAGCTTAACGAGAGCTTCTTTCTTTGAGCGCACAGCAAGTATTTTTGAATTAAACAAAAATCAGCTTTACATGTTTGGCATGTTTTCGCTGATAGACACGATCCTTAACAAAAATATGAAAGATATCATTGAAGATCTGCCGATAACAAATGAGCTGGCTGATGCTTTAGTTGGTAAAAATGAAACGTATAATTTGGCTCTTTCTGCAGTAAAGTGTATTGAGCATGGGGAGTGGGACGAATTACAAAAGCTATGCCGCGCACTTCAGACATCAGATGCTGAATTGTTGATGAATTATCAAGCAAGTACTTTAACAGCAGATCAATTTGTTCATGCTCATACGGAAAGTACAGTTCAATAA